The Scyliorhinus torazame isolate Kashiwa2021f chromosome 10, sScyTor2.1, whole genome shotgun sequence genome contains a region encoding:
- the chst6 gene encoding carbohydrate sulfotransferase 6 isoform X1, with product MSSTATSESSSLFQLNSAGLLKETDLRSLQTSTVEFRKILQIITTLVTIAMVRLTFVATSIAVFVAIQSFALIVIYSRQKIDISDISEEQNKKVHILILSSWRSGSSFVGQMFSQHPDVFYLMEPAWHVWVSMYQNSAKVLQMAVRDLIRSTFMCDMSVFDAYMHENRLVSDLFQWEVSRALCSPPTCDYYERTDLSNEETCKKHCNTSKFFKMEEACKTYNHIVIKEVRFFELMSLFPLLTDPSLNLKIIHLVRDPRAVVKSRSKSFQALMRDSGIVLDSHGKTIEREKAETSNLEVMKEVCRSHVQIHETATKHAPDLLKRHYMMVRYEDVVRDPLHEISAMYKFADLTLTPKLKSWIYNITHGEGTGSAFKITSRNARTISQAWRTEVPFAKILKIQEACMGAMNILGYRLVESEREQKLLSLDLVVPRRKYKFSWLSPDENPV from the coding sequence atCATTACCACATTAGTAACCATCGCTATGGTGAGGCTAACCTTTGTAGCTACAAGCATTGCTGTATTTGTGGCTATTCAAAGTTTTGCTTTGATCGTCATCTATTCTAGACAAAAGATTGATATATCTGATATATCTGAAGAACAGAATAAGAAGGTACACATCCTTATTCTTTCATCCTGGAGATCAGGTTCTTCCTTTGTGGGACAAATGTTCAGTCAACACCCTGATGTATTTTACTTAATGGAACCTGCCTGGCATGTGTGGGTCAGCATGTATCAAAACAGTGCGAAGGTCTTGCAAATGGCTGTGAGAGACCTTATACGATCTACATTCATGTGTGACATGTCAGTATTTGATGCCTACATGCATGAAAACAGACTGGTGTCTGACCTGTTCCAATGGGAGGTCAGCAGAGCCCTCTGCTCACCACCCACGTGTGATTATTATGAAAGAACGGACCTCAGCAATGAAGAAACATGCAAGAAACATTGCAACACGTCCAAATTTTTTAAAATGGAGGAAGCATGCAAAACATACAATCATATTGTGATAAAAGAAGTGAGATTCTTTGAGTTAATGTCATTGTTTCCTCTCCTCACTGATCCCTCACTCAACCTCAAAATCATCCACCTCGTTAGAGACCCTCGGGCTGTCGTGAAGTCTCGTAGTAAATCCTTCCAGGCACTAATGCGAGACAGTGGCATTGTTTTGGATTCTCATGGTAAAACTATTGAAAGAGAGAAAGCTGAAACATCAAACCTTGAAGTCATGAAAGAGGTTTGCAGAAGTCACGTCCAGATCCATGAGACAGCAACCAAGCATGCTCCAGATCTTCTGAAACGACACTACATGATGGTGCGGTATGAAGATGTAGTAAGAGATCCACTTCATGAAATATCAGCAATGTATAAATTTGCTGATTTAACTTTGACTCCAAAACTTAAGTCTTGGATATATAACATCACACATGGAGAAGGAACTGGATCAGCTTTCAAAATAACATCTAGGAATGCTAGAACCATATCTCAGGCATGGAGGACTGAGGTGCCATTTGCAAAGATTTTAAAAATACAGGAAGCCTGTATGGGAGCCATGAATATACTTGGATATCGACTCGTCGAGTCTGAACGTGAGCAGAAACTATTATCCCTGGATCTTGTCGTACCGCGGAGAAAATACAAGTTCAGCTGGTTGAGTCCGGATGAGAATCCAGTTTAA
- the chst6 gene encoding carbohydrate sulfotransferase 6 isoform X2: MVRLTFVATSIAVFVAIQSFALIVIYSRQKIDISDISEEQNKKVHILILSSWRSGSSFVGQMFSQHPDVFYLMEPAWHVWVSMYQNSAKVLQMAVRDLIRSTFMCDMSVFDAYMHENRLVSDLFQWEVSRALCSPPTCDYYERTDLSNEETCKKHCNTSKFFKMEEACKTYNHIVIKEVRFFELMSLFPLLTDPSLNLKIIHLVRDPRAVVKSRSKSFQALMRDSGIVLDSHGKTIEREKAETSNLEVMKEVCRSHVQIHETATKHAPDLLKRHYMMVRYEDVVRDPLHEISAMYKFADLTLTPKLKSWIYNITHGEGTGSAFKITSRNARTISQAWRTEVPFAKILKIQEACMGAMNILGYRLVESEREQKLLSLDLVVPRRKYKFSWLSPDENPV, from the coding sequence ATGGTGAGGCTAACCTTTGTAGCTACAAGCATTGCTGTATTTGTGGCTATTCAAAGTTTTGCTTTGATCGTCATCTATTCTAGACAAAAGATTGATATATCTGATATATCTGAAGAACAGAATAAGAAGGTACACATCCTTATTCTTTCATCCTGGAGATCAGGTTCTTCCTTTGTGGGACAAATGTTCAGTCAACACCCTGATGTATTTTACTTAATGGAACCTGCCTGGCATGTGTGGGTCAGCATGTATCAAAACAGTGCGAAGGTCTTGCAAATGGCTGTGAGAGACCTTATACGATCTACATTCATGTGTGACATGTCAGTATTTGATGCCTACATGCATGAAAACAGACTGGTGTCTGACCTGTTCCAATGGGAGGTCAGCAGAGCCCTCTGCTCACCACCCACGTGTGATTATTATGAAAGAACGGACCTCAGCAATGAAGAAACATGCAAGAAACATTGCAACACGTCCAAATTTTTTAAAATGGAGGAAGCATGCAAAACATACAATCATATTGTGATAAAAGAAGTGAGATTCTTTGAGTTAATGTCATTGTTTCCTCTCCTCACTGATCCCTCACTCAACCTCAAAATCATCCACCTCGTTAGAGACCCTCGGGCTGTCGTGAAGTCTCGTAGTAAATCCTTCCAGGCACTAATGCGAGACAGTGGCATTGTTTTGGATTCTCATGGTAAAACTATTGAAAGAGAGAAAGCTGAAACATCAAACCTTGAAGTCATGAAAGAGGTTTGCAGAAGTCACGTCCAGATCCATGAGACAGCAACCAAGCATGCTCCAGATCTTCTGAAACGACACTACATGATGGTGCGGTATGAAGATGTAGTAAGAGATCCACTTCATGAAATATCAGCAATGTATAAATTTGCTGATTTAACTTTGACTCCAAAACTTAAGTCTTGGATATATAACATCACACATGGAGAAGGAACTGGATCAGCTTTCAAAATAACATCTAGGAATGCTAGAACCATATCTCAGGCATGGAGGACTGAGGTGCCATTTGCAAAGATTTTAAAAATACAGGAAGCCTGTATGGGAGCCATGAATATACTTGGATATCGACTCGTCGAGTCTGAACGTGAGCAGAAACTATTATCCCTGGATCTTGTCGTACCGCGGAGAAAATACAAGTTCAGCTGGTTGAGTCCGGATGAGAATCCAGTTTAA